In Salmo salar chromosome ssa14, Ssal_v3.1, whole genome shotgun sequence, the sequence agaagagaggaggggatagggtcaagcgggcaggttgttgggcggccggccgtcacaagtcgcaagatttcatctggagagagaggggagaaagaggtccaagcatagggtagggcaatgtgagcaggaccagcggtgtcgtttgacttaacaaacgaggatcggatatcatcaaccttcttttcaaaatggttgacaaagtcatccgcagagagggaggaggggggagggggaggaggattcaggaggaaggagaaggtggcaaagagcttcctagggttagaggcagatgcttggaatttagagtagtagaaagtggctttagcagcagaaacagaggaagaaaatgtggagaggagggagtgaaaagattccaggtccgcagggaggctagttttcctccatttccgctcggctgaccggagccctgttctgtgagctcgcaatgagtcgtcaagccacggagcaggaggggaggaccgagccggccgggaggataggggacatagagagtcaaaggatgcagaaagggaggagaggagtgttgatatatttgttattgtagtttggtcagggcgtggcagggggtatttgttttatgtgtttcgggcttttggtttatgttctatgttagtatatttctatgtttgttctagtgtgtctatttctatgtttaagtttcttgggttgaccttcaattggaggcagctgttcctcattgcctctaattgaaggtcctatttagtaggggtgtttatctatgggttttgtgggtagttgtttccatgTATTGTAagtgtaccttacaggactgtttttcattgtttgtttagtataagtgtttttgtttttgttttcttcaataaaagaagatgagcatacatatacccgctgtgttttggtccactcactacgacgcttatgacagggagagctttgtatacgtctctgtatgtggagtaaaggtggtctagagttgttttccctctggttgcacatgtgacatgctggtagaaattaggcaaGCTGATGGAAAAGATGATTGTCAATAGATTGTCCTATTTCCTGGAGCACAGAGGTTTATTGAgtcaatgtcaaagtggattctGTAAAGGTAGATCTACCTTGGATGCATTAGTAAAGGTGAGCAATGAAATTGAAAAAGCTTTTCATGAAAGAAGTTTTGACATAGAAAATGACTACGATACTATTGGGGCTTCCTTATACAGTATGCTGACGATGGAGCGATTTGGAAGAGGGGAAGGAATGTCTCTCGTGATCAAATCTATTCAACAAGCTATATTGGCAGTTGAAAGATGGTCGATTGACTCTATGTTCTTCTCAAAGAAGAATGTTGCTGATAATAAGCAGGTTTGCATGGAAAGCAGGTGGGTAGGGTTTCTATGTTCAAATATTTGAGTTTATGGTTCAATAAGAGATATAAATGGAAATATCATGTAATTAGAGTTGAAACAAAGTGTAACAAGGTGATGAATCTCATGCTCTCGGTCTGTGGTTAAGAATGGGGTGCTGATAGACAATCACTTATAGACAGCTATAGAGCTCTGATTAGAACGGCAATTGTTAATGGGTGAGTAGTTTATGGAACAGCTGCGAAGACTTTCCTTCAGAGGCTGGCCAGAATCCAGTATAGATCTTTAAGGATATGTATTGGTGCATTTAAATCAATACCTGTAAGTGCATTATTAGAAGAGGCAGGAGAGATGCCTTGGGACATACGCCAACAGAAATTGTTGTTAGCTTATTGGCTTAGACTGAAAAGTTGTGAGGTTGGTCATCCCACTGTTACTGTTCTAGATGACAGTCGGaaatatactagtagacaaggcagtggttttggttggacagttggaaagcttgctgatgagtGTGGTCTGAGGGAGTTGGAGGTTTGCCCCTCTGTGGTCAAGGTGGATGTTCCTCATTGGTTACTaccagatcctgttgttgattTAACCTTGTTAGAGAAAATAAAAGATTGGTCAGAAgtgagtgatatatatatataggggaaCTGGTTGACAATTATATTGGTAGAATTGAGTGATAGGGTGTAGTAGTGAGATTCCGCTGGGTCCCAGTGTGAATGAAATAGTAGATCAGGTAGCCAAAAGGGCTTTAAAACGAGATATAATTGATATTTGTGCTCCACTGGGTAGAGGCGAGGCCAAATGTAAGATTAGAGCCATTATGATAGATGTTTGGCAGAAGATGTGGGACAGTGAGCCCAAGGGCCGGCATTTGTAagacattgtacattgaactcGTCATTATATCTGGTTGGCAAGCACGTGAATGCTTTGTGTACAGAGTGCATGGTTGACAAAACAGTGAAATATGTATTGTTGTAAGTACCAGTATGTAGAAGAGTGGGAAAGATTGATGTGTATGGTTATTGAGGttggagaggggtggggggggttggAATGGATTTGGGGGATGGGTGAGGGTTTGATAGTAGTTAGTAGGGCTTTTCTTATTAGTACAGGATTAGATAGGAGGGTTGAAggtaacatatggaattgtaATAAAATGGTCATACATGGACCATTTAGctattttatttagaattttaaACCCCTTTtagatataaaaaaaaattatattacttgatgaaatattgaatttggtttttactactatagcccatagaaacgcattgaataacgcattcataaatggcaaaaaacacagtcaaaaaatgtatcataaggaataaggttttgaagtgtccaatatctaggagatataagaaagctcaggaagtctttttgtatttttgttggcacaaaaaaacttcctccatccttccattcGTTTGTATGGGCAACCTTCAGACCAGTCCTGGGACACTTATTGTGGTCGGACGCTACAGATGTTTTCGGGATGTCTtgtggtctgacaaacatcgctgTAGCTCCAGCACCTTCCATCGCAGAGGCAGAAGGCCGACTGTCGCAGAGAATAGGCCAGAAGACTAAACTAAAAAACCTTAAATGGAATGTAAGCCTACTTAAACAAAATATCcgatggcggagccgcaaaagcACATCTGTGCAAGGGTGATTCCCTTACATAGTGATTCCCCCCAAAAACAGTACTGCCCCAAAAGTATAGACATAAATGATGGGGCCAGGTAGTGCTGCCCCGTCAATGTATCAATGGAAAAATCCCCCTTTTGAACTGATAGAGGGGCTCCTTATGTAGGGGGAAGCCCCTCCCATCAGAACAATTAATTAATCAAGCCATATCTCATTATAGCACTTAATATATTcatataatacatttacataacccCACCGCTACTGACATGGTGTCTTACAATACACACATTCACATGAACTCACAATTCAGGACATGCACTACAAAGCCAGTCCGATTGCAGAAGCTCGAGTCCTTATTCTAGCATACCCGGAAGCTAcatagacggagagagagagacagaaacaaacaaacagagcgCTCATCCAAAACATTGATAAGTACAATAAACGTCACTTAAATTAAACATGAAAGCTTGTCTGCGTATTCTTTATACCATACCTACCTGTTAATGAAGGTAGGTATGAATAATGTATGAGCTGAGATGGCTAggttaacttgtgtgtcgacccacattgctAACGTAGCTGAACATGGAgcaaagagggggagatgagtttgtgtgtgtgggtgtgttagcTTACCAGATGCTGCCTGtggccagtgacggacttctcCGTCACACCAacataggcggatgcggtggattgagatgcagcccatgaaAAAATACTGATATCTCAAgtttaaactgatggattttgtttgggattatttttattatgttacttagattgaggCACGGGTGCTTCAATAGACTTTTAAGGATTGACTATTTGCCTTGCAAGCAGCTCCTCAACAAGCATCAGCTGCTACTCagaggtgtaaagtacttaagtaaaaatactttaaagtactttttttggtatctgtactttacttaactatttatatttttgactacttttactccactacattcctatagaaaatatgtactttttactcccatacattttacctgacaaccaaaagtacttgttacattttgaatactcaGGAAGGACAGAATTATGGTCCACGCACCTATCGATATAATGTGTTGCCatccctaccgcctctgatctggcggactcactataCACAAATACTGCGTTTTGTAAATGATtactgagtgttggagtgtgcccgtcTAAATATAAagaatttgatgtatagcatttgctttaactcaagtatgacaattgagtacacTTTCCACCACTGTAtgcaagtacatttaaaaccagatacttttagactttactcaagtagtattttactgggtgagttttacttgagtaattttctattaaggtacccttacttttattcaagtatgacagtactttttccaccattgcTGTTACTCATTGCTAATCAGCGCCCACCCCTGTCCTCACTCTAAACCTGACCAAACAAACACACTTCCTCTTTGTGCATGTTGCATTGCACGTCACTATGCGTTACTAGCCTTAAGTTTtgcatccctcttcctcctcttctatcTAGTATCTCTTAGGTTCTTCCAAGGATCTCTTGGGGGGGATTGCTATCACCACAGCAGCCTAACTCCCACGGCCTGAGGGTGATGTCTACCAGCCTGAGGATGATGTCTACCAGCCTGAGGATGATGTCTACCAGCCTGAGGATGATGTCTACCAGCCTGAGGATGATGTCTACCAGCCTGAGGATGATGTCTACCAGCCTGAGGATGATGTCTACCAGCCTGAGGATGATGTCTACCAGCCTAACTCCCACGGCCTGAGGGTGATGTCTACCAGCCTGAGGGTGATGTCTACCAGCCTGAGGGTGATGTCTACCAGCCTAACTCCCAGGCCTGAGGGTGAAAGTGGCCTGAGGAGAGACCAGCCGGGATGATGTCTACCAGCCTGAGGATGATGTCTACCAGCCTAACTCCCACGGCCTGAGGATGATGTCTACCAGCCTGAGGGTGATGTCTACCAGCCTGAGGATGATGTCTACTAGCCTAACTCCCACGGACTGAGGATGATGTCTACCAGCCTAAGGATGATGTCTACCAGCCTGAGGATGATGTCTACCAGCCTAACTCCCACGTGAGGATGATGTCTACCAGCCTGAGGATGATGTCTACAACCCTAACTCCCACGGCCTGAGGATGATGTCTACCAGCCTGAGGGTGATGTCTACCAGCCTGAGGGTGATGTCTACCAGCCTAACTCCCACGGCCTGAGGATGATGTCTACCAGCCTGAGGATGATGTCTACCAGCCTGAGGATGATGTCTACCAGCCTAACTCCCACGTGAGGATGATGTCTACCAGCCTGAGGATGATGTCTACAACCCTAACTCCCACGGCCTGAGGATGATGTCTACCAGCCTGAGGATGATGTCTACCAGCCTGAGGATGATGTCTACCAGCCTGAGGATGATGTCTACCAGCCTAAGGGTGATGTCTACCAGCCTGAGGATGATGTCTACCAGCCTGAGGATGATGTCTACCAGCCTGAGGGTGATGTCTACCAGCCTGAGGATGATGTCTACCAGCCTGAGGATGATGTCTACCAGCCTGAGGATGATGTCTACCAGCCTGAGGGTGATGTCTACCAGCCTGAGGGTGATGTCTACCAGCCTGAGGGTGATGTCTACCAGCCTGAGGGTGATGTCTACCAGCCTGAGGGTGATGTCTACCAGCCTGAGGGTGATGTCTACCAGCCTGAGGGTGATGTCTACCAGCCTGAGGATGATGTCTACCAGCCTGAGGATGATGTCTTCAACCCCAACTCTACAGAGTCCACGCACGGCATCCGGTCCACTCTCCTCTTCCTGAATCCTCATTctcacattttttacatttcctCAATAAATATTCTAAACCCATTTCAACGTCTGGTCCTTAAACTCGTGAAAAAAGTAATATTGGGGGATATTTGATATTCATAGTTGGACATTTCATTTCTGTAGGGTTGTCAACAGATTCGAATGGTTGAAAAtgtaaaacataaaaaatatgattttttttgtctCCCTCCATTACACACATACAGATGTAACACAGACACAGGACTCCCCCATCCAAACGTGAAATATAAGATGTACAATATCAACTGTGAAATGTCATATTTCACTAGAAAGCCAGTCACCTGCCCAGAGTATTGACTGTGATAAACAATGAAATATCATACCAGCCTGGCGCGTCGGGCGACGCAGTGCAAAGCGTTCACAATTCACTAGACACCCTAATTGCTTTGTAGAACAATTGAACACAAGATTCTGTGGAAATCTTTTAAACACTAATAGCATCAAtccaacaaaaaatatatattacaaattcttattttacatcaTGCaagaaaaacaataacaaattaaGAACAAGTATCATATTGATTATCTTCAAATGGTTTTGTGTTTTGGATGTAAGGAGTGCCTCGATGCACACTGAAAATTGAGTTATAAATTACTGTGCTGAAATACTTACCATCAAAACACATTTGCCCCTATTCAGATGTTACCCTGCATACTGTTGAGGGTGTCAACATTGATAAAGGTCAAACAAAACTGTACTAAATTTGAATCACTCTTTCTGTACAAGTGTgcattgtgcgtgtgtgtgcgtgtgtgtgcgtgtgtgtgtgcgcgtgtgtgcgtgtgtgtgcgcgtgtgtgtgtgtgtgtgacagagagagtcctatgAATATCTGCAGAGCAGTGGCTCCTCTGACAGTGTCATCACAGGTTATAGGCTTGAGGGACCCAAccaagagagaggagacagatacGGGCTGAGGGGGCTGGCCAGGTTTTTGGTTAAAGTGGACAGCGTTGTCAGGACacaggagggggtggggggtgaggggggggtgggggtgacAGATGCCGTCTTATTTAATGAGCCTTCACCCGATTCCCCCACTTTCAATTTACGTGCTGTCCGATATTCCTACAATCCCCAAATAGATactcaaacacacatacagaggcgtgcacgcacacacacacgtacgtcccccctccccccatgtCTTGCTGCTGGCAGGTTAATCCTTGGAGCGTTTAATAATTAATTCATTAATGAATTTCCCTCCTTTAATTAGTACAGTTCACCTGGTAGGACTGACGGGGTGCTGCTGGTGACCAGCTCTAGTATAGcagaaagaacacacacacagaggtaggTGTATGAATGTGTTCCGTCTCCTGGCCTGTCTTTGTGAGAGGGGAAGTGACATAAGCCAGCAGCCATGAAACACATCCTGTCAGCACGCCCCAATCACAGCACAGGCCTGCGCTCTGCcagacctgacacacatacacccagggagaccacacacacacccacccaggaagtccacacacacaccttccataAGATAAGGAGACAACACACCCTCACCACTCTGGTGCATCCTCCCACCATATGCTGCCCCCCTACCCTGACAGAAGGCCTACATTTTACCAGTTCCAACCCAACTTTGCTATTTAGTGACTTCTTTCATTATAATCTTAACTTTTGTTGTGCAGAAAGTTTATACTAttatcttgtgtattttattcatcCTGTCAGTGTATTTTTTTTCAACTCTGCATAGTTGGGAAGGGCTCATAAGCAAGCATTCACATTAAAGTCTACActcgttgtattcggcgcatgtggcaaatacaatttcattttgatttgatctctatgcagcatgtgtgtgagagaaccAGATAGAGCTAGAGGAGAACGGTTGGCAAGGAGATGTATTATAGAACACTGTCAATCCATCCCTACCACGGTGGACCCAGAAATAAAATCCAAAACACGGCGTACCCCAGAAGCAGTCAACACCATAATACCAGCAACCCAGAAAACATACATCTATACACCACAGTTTCAGGATTCTTTTGAATTCACCattaacaaatcagacattgtgAATGGGATAAATACACTGAACTGGTTTAATCTCCTATGAAGTTCATTTTAGATGTTAAAATGCCCTCTACTGGGCTGATAACACAGTACATCTAGTGTGGCATCCAAAACCCAACTAGatataactacacacacacacacacacacacacacagagtgccagtcaaaagtttggcgacacctactcattcaatggtttttctttatttttactattttctacattgtataataatagtaaagacatcacagccaggaaataacacatacagaatCACTGCTGCAAAGAAAGTAgtggcaaagaaaccactactaaaggacaccaataagaagaagagacttgcttgggccaaaaaacaagaacaatggacattagactggtggaaatctgttctttggtctgatgagtccaaatgttttggttccaaccgccgtgtctttgtgagatgcagagtaggtgaacggatgatctccgcatgtgtggttcccaccgtgaagcatggaggaggtggtgtgatggtgctttgctggtgacactgtcagtgatttatttagaattcaaggcacacttaaccagcattgctaccacagcattctgcagcaatacgccatcccatctggtttgcgcttagtgggactatcatttgtttttcaacaggacaatgacccaacacacctccaggctgtgtaagggctatatgaccaaggaggagagtgatggagtcctgcatcagatgacctggcctcaacaataacccgacctcaacccaattaagatggtttgggatgagtcggaccgcagagtgaacgaaaagcagccaacaagtgctcagcatatgtgggaactcctttgagactgttggaaaagcattccaggtgaagctggttgagagaatgccaagagtgtgcaaagctgtcatcaaggcaacgggtggctactttgaagaatcaaaaatatatattttaatagttcgtcttcactattattctacaatttagaaaatagtaaaaataaagaaaaaaccttgaatgagtaggtgtatccaaacttttgactggtactgtatgatatacacacacagcattcaGAAAGAatgcagaccccttgactttttccatattttgttacgttacagccttactctaaaagtaaataaaacagtttttttttacccTCAATCtgcatacaataccccataatgacaaagcaaaaacaggtttttagaaatgtttgcaaatgtataaataacagaaataccatatttacaaaagtattcataaCCTACTGATATAAATTccattgattgggcatgatttggaaaggcacacacctgtctatttaaaaggtcccacagttgagtgtcagagcaaaaaccaagccatgaggtcgaaggaattgtccatagagctcagagacagtatTGTATCGAGGAGTGGAAggcaacacaagctcacaaaacgggaTTGCCGAGTACTGAAGtatgtaaaaatagtctgtcagACACcatctgccccaatgcatagaaccacctgtaaagtttggtggaggaggaataatggtctggggctgtttttcatggttggggctaagccccttagtttcagtgaagggaattcttaatgctacagcattcaatgacattctagacgaaagccctttcctgtttcagcatgacaatgctccagtgcacaaaacgaggtccatacagaagtggtttgtcgagctcagtgtggaagaacttgacttgcctgcacagagccctgacctcaaccacatcgaacactttagggatgaattgtaacgccgactgcaagccaggcctagtcgcccaacatcagtgcccggactcactaatgctcatggctaaatggaagtaagtccccgcagcaatgttccaacttgtagtggaaagccttaagagaagagtggaggctgttctagcagcaaaggggggggaccaactccatattaatgcccatgattttgtaatgagatgttcggccagcaggtgtccacatacacaacATGACCTAAGGTATCTACAGAACTTAACATTGAAGGAAAGCCCATGGATAACCTTAAACATAATGGGCAGAAGAGACAACAAACCAAAGCACATTTAAACCAAAATGACTTGAATATTCCAGGATTTCACAAAGGACATAGACGATGACACCAGCTCCAAAGTCAAACAATTATCAAGTtagtttttcaaaaaacaataTTTATTGATACTTGGAATACTCATTTAAAAATATTTTAgaaatcttttttatttttacgagCCTATACAACACACTCCTTAGAACACAGTTtaatagtacaaataaaaaataaacaaagtaTAATTCATAATTTAAGAATCTTTCCCAGTATCATTGCAGGTTAAAttatagaaatatatatttttttaaaacatgttgAGGCACAATTTAGAGTTTAAGACTGAGATATTGCATTAAGACAATGCTACGTTTTGGAGAAGAGACTTGTTCACTAGCAACACCAGTCAGTCCACAATAGTGGGTGTATCAATATAATAACAATATCCTTTAAGAAAACATATAGTTCAGACATTTTAAAAGACAGATAGGGGACACAGAGAATGCCAATGGAGAACCACGTAAAAAAGGCCATTCTACTCCGCCTCCTCATCTTCAGAGGTTTGAGAAGTGAACCTGGAACAGCAGCAAACAGTCTTTGGGGCGGCTTCCCGGACAAAGACAACGCTTAGTCCTGAACTAAAAAGTACTTTCAATCATTTAGCATAATTTTGGGTGCAGGACTAGGCTGAATATTTGTCTTGGAAACAGCCCCTTTGTGCATGTGTCAGGGCTCAGTGTGTTCCTGCTCACGAGAGGACTCTCTGCTGAAAAATCCTCTGTCCCTGATGGTTAGGTTTCCATCACAGTTTACACAAGTGCTGCTGTCACAGGGTAGGGGGCTGGAGCTCTGGGGGACCCCCGAGTCGTGGCTGTGGCCTAGACCTGATGATGTGGTgctggagaggcagagagaagaggatgagagCACTCAATGAGTaaaaggtcagaggtcatgtGCCCATTTTGGCTTACATAATTTCTCAGTCAACAGTTCAGCAACTTTGTGCATTATTGTGCATTTATTCCATGGACAATCATCTCTGTTGTGAGTCAATCAACGGATGACATTGAAAAACCTTCGCTCAATCCATACATTTCGGACAAGAAATCAAAACGTGCCTGTACGCTTACCTTTCGCAGTTCGAGTCGCAGTACTCCTTGCGGCTCTTCTCTACGGGGAAGCGTGTACGGTGGCAGTCGCTACACATCTGGATGGCCTGGGCCACTGTGTAGCGTGTCTGGCCCGAGACACACGCCTCCATCTTGGTCACGCTGAGCTGGGATTGGAGGAACAGGTGCACTCTACTGTCAGACAGCAGCAGGGGGTCCTGGAGGACACTGACGAGAAAGATCTACCCAATTAATCATAAAGAACACCGGCCAAAAAACTAGCAGTAGATACATACAACTATCAAGAACACCATATagagttgaagtaggaagtttacatacagctgagccaaatacatttaatcctagtaaaaatcccctgtcttaggtcagttaggatcaccactttattttaagaatgtgaaatgtcagaataaaagtagagagaatgatttatttcatcacattcagaagtttacatacactcaattagtatttggtagcattgcctttaaattgtttaacttgggtcaaacgtttcggg encodes:
- the LOC106570515 gene encoding sorting nexin-10A, yielding MERIDSLMKQEFVSVWVQDPQFHKDDFWHTHIDYEICLHTNSMCFRKKTSCVRRQYSEFVWLRQRLQDNAMLIELPKLPPWNPFFSLNNPYQVNQRMKGLQEFLETVLQDPLLLSDSRVHLFLQSQLSVTKMEACVSGQTRYTVAQAIQMCSDCHRTRFPVEKSRKEYCDSNCESTTSSGLGHSHDSGVPQSSSPLPCDSSTCVNCDGNLTIRDRGFFSRESSREQEHTEP